The genomic segment TGTGCGCCTCCAACTCGCCCTGTTCGCGGCCCTGTTCCTGGGCGCGGACGTACGACGACTGCACGCAGTACGCCAACAGGTCGTCGCCCACGTGCTCCTTGAGGAAGAGCAGGTCGTCCTCGCCGGTGACCTTGTTGCCGACGACGGCGATCGGGATGCCGAACTCGGCGGCGTGCTCCCGGTACTGCCGGTACACGGACACGCTCTTCCGCGTCGGCTCCGCGACCAGGAAGGTCATGTCGAACCGGGTGAAGAGCCCCGACGCGAAGGCGTCCGCACCGGCGGTCATGTCGACGACGACGTACTCACCGGGCCCGTCGACGAGATGGTTGAGATACAGCTCCACCGCGCCGAGCTTGGAGTGGTAGCAGGCCACGCCGAGGTCGCTCTCGTCGAAGGCGCCGGTGACCATGAGCGGCACGCCGCCGACGCGCTGGACGTGCCGGGTGTGGACGTCGTCGTCGCCGAGGAGCCGCAGCAGCCGTGAACCCCGGCCCGGCGGGGTCGTCTTGACCATGGCCTCGCGGGAGACGATCCGCGGGTTGGTGCCGCGCAGCCGGTCCTTGATCTCGCCGGTGCGCGAACTCAGCGGCGGCGCGCCGAAGGTGTCGTCCTCGTCGAGGCCGAGCGCGTGCGCGAGGTGTTGGTTGATGTCACCGTCGATCGCCACGAGCGGCGCGCCCGACCGGGCGAGGTGCCGGGCGAAGAGCGCGGAGAGCGTCGTCTTGCCGCTGCCGCCCTTGCCTACGAAGGCCACGCGCATGGACCGTCACCCCGCTCGCTCTCGGCGGCACCCTTGACGCCGATAATGAAAATGGATGTCATGAACGTAGGTTCGGGAGCGGGGGGCGGGTTGTCAAATCCGCCCCATATCAACTCCCCTGGGTA from the Streptomyces sp. NBC_00310 genome contains:
- a CDS encoding ATP-binding protein, whose amino-acid sequence is MRVAFVGKGGSGKTTLSALFARHLARSGAPLVAIDGDINQHLAHALGLDEDDTFGAPPLSSRTGEIKDRLRGTNPRIVSREAMVKTTPPGRGSRLLRLLGDDDVHTRHVQRVGGVPLMVTGAFDESDLGVACYHSKLGAVELYLNHLVDGPGEYVVVDMTAGADAFASGLFTRFDMTFLVAEPTRKSVSVYRQYREHAAEFGIPIAVVGNKVTGEDDLLFLKEHVGDDLLAYCVQSSYVRAQEQGREQGELEAHNLHALTRLKDAVDARTKDWATFQRHAVEFHLRNAAAWANDATGHDLAAQVDPDFRHGPEALAAAEPGTRSGTRSNGTGSTAPSVVSF